The following are from one region of the [Synechococcus] sp. NIES-970 genome:
- the ubiH_2 gene encoding 2-octaprenyl-6-methoxyphenyl hydroxylase yields MMIPLDYDIIIVGGGIPGLTLACGLRGCGLRIAVLEAQSAIQVGDRPRAYALSPLSAKIFQAMGLWKQLAPAMTHFPKVVLADGHCSHQVVFRPVDLGEPAVYHCAEHRILQQVLQGQIATDPQITCHYQAWVQTVVYGEMAATVTVATEQGQQSLTTALVVAADGRRSPLRQGAGIKTDGWDYWQSCITAVVTPMQDHQNIAYERFWPGGPFAILPLPHNCCQVVWVLPHAKAEAIAALPPEQFLGAMAQCYGDHSGSLRLLSQPLVFPARLMHSRRYYRPRLVLLGDAAHHCHPVGGQGLNLGIRDAATLAQVLLKAREQNQDLGHVRVLRRYGRRRHLENWFILLFTDVLNRVFSNHWWPMVIGRRWVLWLMKYWSPLRRVMLHLMTGLWGDRLFKFVVPEKIDPTEPKVLEVHEPNTPIDPAKTSRKIGQINN; encoded by the coding sequence ATGATGATTCCACTGGACTATGACATCATCATCGTCGGGGGCGGTATTCCGGGTCTCACTTTAGCCTGTGGCTTGCGGGGTTGTGGGCTGCGCATCGCTGTCCTAGAAGCCCAGTCCGCAATTCAAGTGGGCGATCGCCCCCGTGCCTATGCCCTATCGCCGCTGTCTGCCAAAATTTTCCAGGCAATGGGGCTCTGGAAACAGCTCGCCCCTGCCATGACCCATTTCCCTAAAGTGGTGCTAGCCGATGGGCATTGTTCTCACCAAGTTGTCTTCAGACCAGTAGATTTGGGCGAACCCGCTGTGTATCACTGTGCCGAGCATCGAATTTTGCAACAGGTGCTCCAGGGGCAAATCGCCACGGATCCCCAGATTACCTGCCACTATCAAGCGTGGGTTCAGACGGTTGTCTATGGTGAAATGGCCGCAACGGTGACGGTGGCGACGGAGCAAGGCCAACAGAGTCTGACCACTGCCCTGGTGGTGGCGGCCGATGGGAGGCGATCGCCCCTGCGCCAAGGGGCGGGAATTAAAACCGATGGTTGGGATTATTGGCAGTCTTGTATCACCGCTGTGGTGACGCCAATGCAGGATCATCAAAATATTGCCTACGAGCGATTTTGGCCCGGTGGTCCCTTCGCCATCTTGCCCTTACCGCACAATTGCTGCCAAGTGGTTTGGGTTCTCCCCCATGCCAAAGCTGAGGCGATCGCCGCTCTGCCCCCTGAACAATTTCTGGGTGCGATGGCACAGTGCTACGGCGATCACTCCGGGTCACTGCGTCTATTGAGTCAACCCCTCGTGTTTCCGGCGCGCCTGATGCATAGTCGCCGCTATTATCGGCCTCGACTCGTGCTTCTGGGGGATGCCGCCCATCACTGCCATCCTGTGGGAGGCCAGGGGCTGAACTTAGGGATTCGCGATGCCGCCACCCTCGCCCAGGTACTACTCAAGGCCCGAGAACAAAACCAAGACCTCGGTCATGTCCGGGTTCTACGGCGCTATGGTCGTCGTCGTCATTTAGAAAACTGGTTCATTCTCCTGTTTACCGATGTCCTAAACCGTGTTTTTTCCAATCACTGGTGGCCCATGGTGATCGGGCGGCGGTGGGTACTCTGGCTGATGAAATACTGGTCACCCCTACGGCGCGTCATGCTACACCTAATGACGGGTCTCTGGGGCGATCGCCTTTTTAAGTTTGTTGTACCAGAGAAGATTGACCCAACAGAACCTAAGGTCCTTGAAGTCCATGAACCTAATACACCCATAGACCCCGCTAAAACCAGTCGTAAAATTGGCCAAATAAATAATTAA
- a CDS encoding hypothetical protein (conserved domain protein) gives MIKPKFHPISFSWVAFHQKPRGIIQFIGGAFFGTFPTIFYHHFLQEIYQAGYSIIALPFRFSLRHWNVANSLLDEQNRLQCSLPKIVENMGYDPEIYRKSANYHWIGHSLGCKYIALLELMTNINDVRNSSYSKIPFNLDYDGIFNQSSILIAPDISDLDSAIPLGPLVTLLNKLNVTVQPDRKTTLNLIRDSRLFQLTGMISFDKDDIAGSIKDQNPDVSDVLWLYNYLQKKSHKVTELPGKHLEPLGWKIGSYIVDFNIFDKFIKPLKQWKLSGTVDSFLQEFKQKLKK, from the coding sequence ATGATTAAACCAAAATTTCATCCTATTTCATTTAGCTGGGTGGCCTTCCATCAAAAACCACGAGGAATCATTCAATTTATTGGGGGGGCATTTTTTGGTACTTTTCCTACGATTTTTTATCATCATTTTCTTCAAGAGATATATCAAGCGGGATATAGTATAATCGCCCTACCTTTTCGTTTCTCACTACGACATTGGAATGTTGCTAATAGCTTATTAGATGAACAAAATAGACTACAATGCTCGTTGCCTAAAATAGTAGAAAATATGGGGTATGATCCAGAAATATATCGAAAATCAGCTAACTATCATTGGATTGGTCATAGTTTAGGATGTAAATATATTGCGTTGCTTGAATTAATGACTAATATCAATGATGTTAGAAACTCTTCATATTCTAAAATACCCTTTAATCTAGATTATGATGGAATTTTTAATCAAAGTTCAATCTTAATTGCCCCTGATATTAGTGATTTAGATAGCGCTATTCCTTTAGGCCCACTGGTTACTTTATTGAATAAGCTGAATGTGACAGTACAGCCTGATCGAAAAACAACATTAAATTTAATTCGCGATAGTCGTTTATTTCAACTAACAGGGATGATTTCTTTTGACAAAGATGATATCGCAGGTAGTATTAAAGATCAGAATCCAGATGTTAGTGACGTACTGTGGCTTTATAATTATTTACAAAAAAAATCTCATAAAGTAACAGAATTACCTGGTAAACATCTGGAGCCTCTTGGCTGGAAAATTGGCAGCTATATTGTGGATTTTAATATTTTTGATAAGTTTATTAAGCCTTTGAAGCAGTGGAAACTGTCTGGGACAGTCGATAGTTTTTTACAGGAGTTTAAACAGAAATTAAAAAAATAG
- a CDS encoding siderophore biosynthesis protein, IucA / IucC family — translation MQFNTLNSAFNPVIWQDVSQKLLAKMLSEFLYEEIISPEIIEQRDSLISYQLNLPKGISYKFQAKKRLFDSYRVLPESIYRRENGEWETATSPFQFAIDIHQTVGMTAETTAHLIKELSNTLVADAHIQRNKTAKKVDLLALDYAHLEGEMEGHPWITFNKGRIGFGYDDYLLHAPESKEPICMTWIAIARKDSTFNAIPSLDYQRLIIEELEPETTQTFKQTLLNEQLNPEDYYFLPVHDWQWKNIVIPLFAEAIALKSIIYLGKSHDQYLPQQSIRTFVNISHRQKHHVKLPLGILNTLVYRGLPNERTQVAPKVTEWVKSICDGDSFLSQECRLILPGEIASLNYNHPYYQNLSGAPYQYKEMLGCLWRESVLSYLEDDEQAVTLASLLHCDYQNSPYILQLVEKSGLTLEQWLGRLFNTVLPPLLHYLYRYGVVFSPHGENTILVLKNHTPHRLAMKDFVDDVNVSEYPLPELGNLTNDLRKILLTEPPEGLCQFIFAGLFICHHRYLSDLLETYANYSEWKFWSQVRQAILNYQSRFPELKSRFELFNLLAPQFTKLCLNRNRLITYGYGDDSDRPHAAAYGKVNNALYLVTEY, via the coding sequence ATGCAATTTAATACTCTCAACTCTGCTTTTAACCCTGTAATTTGGCAAGATGTCAGTCAAAAATTATTAGCGAAAATGCTATCGGAGTTTCTTTATGAGGAAATTATTTCCCCTGAAATCATTGAACAACGAGATTCTTTGATTTCCTATCAACTAAACTTACCAAAAGGCATCAGTTACAAATTCCAAGCAAAAAAACGTCTTTTTGATAGTTACCGCGTCTTGCCAGAATCTATTTATCGTCGAGAAAACGGTGAGTGGGAAACTGCTACAAGTCCATTTCAGTTTGCCATTGACATTCATCAAACCGTAGGCATGACGGCAGAAACTACCGCCCATTTAATTAAAGAATTGAGTAATACTTTGGTAGCAGATGCTCATATTCAACGGAATAAAACGGCAAAAAAAGTAGATTTATTAGCTTTGGATTATGCCCATCTTGAAGGGGAAATGGAAGGACATCCCTGGATTACTTTTAATAAGGGGCGTATCGGATTTGGCTATGATGACTATCTTCTCCATGCCCCAGAGAGTAAAGAGCCAATTTGTATGACATGGATTGCAATCGCGCGCAAGGATAGCACTTTTAATGCCATTCCATCATTAGATTATCAACGGCTAATCATAGAAGAATTAGAGCCCGAAACAACCCAAACATTTAAGCAAACTCTGCTCAATGAACAACTAAACCCAGAAGATTATTATTTTCTCCCCGTCCATGATTGGCAATGGAAAAATATTGTGATCCCTTTATTTGCGGAGGCGATCGCCCTCAAGTCAATTATTTATTTGGGCAAGAGTCATGACCAGTATCTCCCACAACAATCTATTCGTACCTTTGTCAATATTAGCCATCGCCAAAAACATCACGTAAAACTTCCCCTCGGTATTTTAAATACCTTGGTTTACCGTGGCTTACCCAACGAGCGAACCCAAGTCGCCCCAAAAGTAACTGAGTGGGTAAAATCTATCTGTGATGGAGATTCATTTTTAAGTCAAGAATGTCGTCTCATTCTACCCGGAGAAATTGCAAGTTTAAACTACAATCACCCCTATTATCAAAATCTCTCTGGCGCACCCTATCAATACAAGGAAATGTTAGGTTGCCTATGGCGGGAAAGCGTTTTAAGCTATCTCGAAGACGATGAACAAGCCGTCACCCTTGCATCTCTCTTACATTGTGACTATCAAAATTCTCCCTATATCCTTCAGTTAGTGGAAAAATCAGGTTTAACCTTAGAGCAATGGTTAGGTCGCCTATTTAATACTGTTTTACCGCCCCTTTTACATTACCTCTATCGTTATGGAGTGGTGTTTTCACCCCATGGAGAAAATACAATTTTAGTATTGAAAAACCATACTCCTCACCGTCTAGCCATGAAAGATTTTGTCGATGATGTGAATGTTAGTGAATATCCCTTGCCCGAACTCGGAAACTTAACCAATGATTTGCGTAAAATTTTATTAACTGAACCTCCAGAAGGGTTATGTCAATTTATTTTTGCAGGTTTATTTATTTGTCATCACCGTTATCTTTCTGATTTATTAGAAACCTATGCCAACTATTCTGAATGGAAGTTTTGGAGTCAAGTTCGACAGGCAATTTTAAATTATCAAAGCCGTTTTCCCGAATTGAAGTCAAGATTTGAGTTATTTAATTTACTTGCACCCCAGTTTACAAAACTCTGTTTAAATCGGAATCGATTGATTACATACGGCTATGGTGATGATAGCGATCGCCCCCATGCTGCAGCCTATGGAAAAGTGAATAATGCTCTTTATTTAGTTACTGAATATTAG
- a CDS encoding siderophore biosynthesis protein — translation MTEKIYDLLGVGIGPFNLSLAALIEPISQLETIFLEQKTEFQWHEGLLMEGTTIQVPFLADLVTMADPRSRFTFLNYLREHSRLYNFYFLEEFKIYRREYNHYCQWVSQQLKSCRFSEKVESITLHEGGYFMVQSKNVLTSETSSYKAKNLVLGVGTTPAMPPCFKNFQSQKNIFHSAEFLHKQNQYQTAKSVTVIGSGQSAAEVFYQLLQDQEKYHYYLEWHTRSSGFFPMEYSKLGLEHFSPDYIKYFYHLPQEKRDQIRSRQNLLYKGISFSLIADIYNLLYERSIGQKALNVRLRALLEVKEVEQTEMGYRLSYRHCQEDAYVSHDTDCIILATGYQHSIPSFMDGLNSLIQWDSQHRYSVNFDYRLQLTQDIPNSIFVQNGELHTHGIGAPDLGLGAHRSSVIINTLLEEEIYPVSSQNVFQEFGVTG, via the coding sequence ATGACCGAAAAAATTTACGATCTTTTAGGGGTTGGTATTGGCCCATTTAATTTGAGTTTGGCCGCCCTCATAGAACCCATTTCTCAATTAGAGACTATTTTTCTGGAACAAAAAACAGAATTTCAATGGCATGAAGGACTACTGATGGAAGGAACAACCATTCAAGTACCATTTCTTGCCGATTTGGTAACTATGGCAGATCCCCGTAGTCGTTTTACCTTTTTGAATTATTTACGGGAACATTCTCGCCTTTATAATTTTTATTTTCTGGAAGAATTTAAAATTTATCGCCGTGAATACAACCATTATTGTCAATGGGTTTCACAACAGCTTAAAAGTTGTCGTTTTTCAGAAAAAGTGGAGTCTATTACATTGCATGAGGGGGGATATTTTATGGTTCAATCAAAAAATGTCTTAACCTCTGAAACTAGCAGTTACAAAGCTAAAAACTTAGTCTTAGGGGTTGGCACAACTCCTGCAATGCCCCCTTGTTTTAAAAATTTTCAATCTCAGAAAAATATTTTCCATTCCGCAGAATTTCTACATAAGCAAAATCAATATCAAACCGCAAAATCTGTCACCGTCATTGGTTCTGGGCAGAGTGCCGCCGAAGTGTTTTATCAGCTTTTGCAGGATCAAGAAAAGTATCATTACTATTTAGAATGGCACACCCGTTCATCGGGCTTCTTTCCCATGGAATATTCTAAGTTAGGGCTAGAACATTTTTCCCCTGACTACATCAAATATTTTTATCATTTACCACAGGAAAAACGAGATCAGATCAGAAGTAGGCAAAACCTTCTTTACAAAGGAATTAGCTTTAGTTTAATTGCTGATATTTACAATCTATTGTATGAGCGTTCTATTGGTCAAAAAGCCCTCAATGTGCGTCTTCGTGCTTTGTTAGAAGTTAAAGAAGTTGAACAAACCGAGATGGGTTATCGATTAAGTTATCGTCACTGTCAAGAGGATGCTTATGTAAGCCATGATACTGATTGTATTATTTTGGCGACAGGTTATCAGCATTCTATTCCCTCATTTATGGACGGATTAAATTCCCTAATTCAGTGGGATTCTCAGCACCGCTATAGTGTTAATTTTGATTATCGTTTGCAGTTAACCCAAGATATTCCTAACTCTATTTTTGTTCAAAATGGCGAACTGCATACTCATGGCATTGGCGCCCCAGATTTAGGCTTAGGCGCTCACCGAAGTTCTGTGATTATTAATACCCTATTGGAAGAAGAAATTTATCCTGTTTCCTCTCAAAATGTTTTCCAAGAGTTTGGGGTTACTGGATGA
- a CDS encoding siderophore biosynthesis protein: MNSKKIAEQATIQSFLNCYLRETREYKKLPPDIPLAIKISELTEAKVVLCCPLPHQNLDIFAGVRYWSLSDRHLFSFPIFYKPQNTNELLKLDYVTLTALISKELSLNSNSSENCDELILRVIQSCQNIEQFLSHRQPDIDSLYDFHQNFIDSEQSLIFGHHFHPTPKSRQGFLEEELPIYSPETQGEFSLHYFRAHSSIVLEGSSLEKTATELIKEELRADQNISESFKNKYCNPDEYALIPVHPWQAKWLKHSPKVQELLNEGLLEDIGQQGKPYQPTSSIRTVYNSQSQFMFKLSLNVKITNSIRGNLYKELERGLEVNRILSSPIGEDLYAHFPNFDIVRDPTYITIPLDGLESGFATILRSNPFHRENYQSHSNAQPTNATTDATCLIALCQDSVTGQSSRLGTIIRTLAKKENVSTEVISLKWFQEYLQISLKPILWLYFTYGIALEAHQQNSLLELKEGYPHRFFYRDNQGYYYRRSFQYLLNSILPNISEKSETICDDGVIDERLMYYLFINNIFGLINAFGVAGLIDESLLFAELRKHLTEFENVNLSGSLLLENLKQTTLRSKANLLTCFHDMDELVGSVATQSVYVDIHNPLVEKKNPVLGGAYV; this comes from the coding sequence ATGAACTCAAAAAAAATTGCTGAACAAGCTACTATTCAAAGTTTTCTCAATTGTTATCTGCGAGAAACCAGAGAGTATAAAAAATTACCCCCTGATATACCGTTAGCAATCAAAATCAGTGAACTAACCGAAGCAAAAGTCGTCCTTTGTTGTCCATTACCCCATCAAAATTTAGATATTTTTGCAGGAGTTCGTTATTGGTCATTGAGCGATCGCCACTTGTTTAGCTTTCCCATTTTCTACAAGCCCCAAAACACCAACGAACTATTAAAACTCGACTACGTAACCTTAACTGCACTAATTTCCAAAGAGCTAAGCCTAAATAGTAATAGCTCAGAAAACTGTGACGAATTAATTCTGCGGGTGATCCAAAGTTGCCAAAACATCGAGCAGTTTTTAAGCCATCGTCAGCCAGACATTGATAGTTTATATGACTTCCATCAAAACTTTATTGACAGCGAACAATCTTTGATTTTTGGGCATCATTTTCACCCCACCCCCAAAAGTCGCCAAGGATTTTTAGAGGAGGAATTACCCATCTATTCCCCGGAAACTCAAGGTGAGTTTTCCCTACATTATTTTCGCGCCCATTCATCCATCGTCCTCGAAGGCTCAAGCCTCGAAAAAACAGCCACAGAATTGATCAAAGAGGAACTACGGGCAGATCAAAACATCAGTGAATCTTTTAAAAATAAATATTGTAACCCAGATGAATACGCCCTGATTCCCGTCCATCCATGGCAGGCAAAATGGTTAAAACATTCCCCCAAAGTGCAGGAATTGTTAAACGAGGGCTTATTAGAAGACATAGGACAACAGGGCAAACCCTATCAACCCACTTCCTCTATTCGCACCGTTTATAATTCTCAATCGCAATTCATGTTTAAACTTTCCTTAAATGTAAAAATTACCAACTCCATTCGAGGAAATCTATATAAGGAATTAGAGCGGGGTTTAGAAGTTAATCGCATCCTTTCTAGTCCCATTGGGGAGGATTTGTATGCACATTTTCCTAACTTTGATATTGTTCGAGATCCCACTTATATTACCATCCCCCTTGATGGCTTAGAATCTGGATTTGCCACGATTTTGAGGAGTAATCCTTTTCACAGGGAAAATTATCAAAGTCATAGCAATGCTCAACCTACCAACGCCACCACCGATGCAACCTGTTTAATTGCCCTCTGTCAAGATTCTGTTACAGGTCAAAGTTCCCGTTTAGGAACTATTATTCGTACCCTTGCCAAAAAAGAAAATGTTTCTACGGAGGTAATTAGCTTAAAGTGGTTTCAAGAGTATTTGCAGATTTCCTTAAAACCTATTCTTTGGCTTTATTTTACCTATGGCATTGCCCTAGAAGCTCACCAACAAAATAGCCTTTTAGAGTTGAAAGAAGGTTATCCCCATCGATTTTTTTATCGAGACAATCAAGGTTATTATTACCGTCGCTCTTTTCAATATTTGCTTAATAGTATCTTGCCCAATATCAGTGAGAAAAGCGAAACAATCTGCGATGATGGGGTGATTGATGAACGATTAATGTACTATCTCTTCATTAATAATATTTTTGGTTTAATTAATGCTTTTGGTGTGGCGGGATTGATTGATGAGTCGTTACTTTTTGCGGAACTAAGAAAACATTTAACAGAATTTGAAAATGTGAATTTGTCTGGTTCATTATTGCTGGAGAATTTAAAACAAACCACACTGCGCAGTAAAGCTAATTTGTTAACTTGTTTCCATGATATGGACGAATTGGTTGGTTCTGTGGCTACTCAATCTGTTTATGTTGATATTCACAATCCCTTAGTAGAAAAGAAAAATCCCGTTTTAGGAGGTGCTTATGTCTAA
- a CDS encoding L-2,4-diaminobutyrate decarboxylase, with translation MSSSRQARRFDQYFLTDQAESIESYQQAIAIAQNLLITNLSQQRQAYTGLAPWVLEESFRNFCPKNFIQKDYQQIQTELSQIIGNAAMVAHPNCIAHLHCPPLIPAIAAELIITSLNQSMDSWDQSPSATILEQQLTRWLCDLFGYSNAADGTFTSGGTQSNLMGLLLARDNYAKTHLNWQIQQQGLPPEAQQFRILCSNVAHFTVRQAAAILGLGENAVIPIETDENFQLKPTILVKKLTELKENNLRPIAIVATAGTTDFGSIDPLPELAKIAQENDLWFHVDAAYGGALKLSQIHSQKLKGIELADSITVDFHKLFYQPISCGAFLLKNQANFSLIKLHADYLNPEGNEAQGIPDLVTKSIQTTRRFDALKLWLSLKILGVETFGVMIDSTIELAEAIAHIIAEDTELELANIPTINAVVFRYQPSQGTATEIDRINEQIPKKLMLEGKAIIAQTQVEGKNYLKFTLLNPLTTLEDLQKLLIEIKSLGKTLQQI, from the coding sequence ATGTCATCATCGCGTCAGGCGCGCCGCTTTGACCAATATTTTCTGACGGATCAAGCAGAAAGTATTGAGAGTTATCAGCAGGCGATCGCCATTGCCCAAAATCTACTTATTACAAATCTATCTCAACAAAGACAAGCCTATACTGGTCTAGCTCCTTGGGTATTGGAGGAAAGCTTCAGGAACTTTTGCCCCAAAAACTTTATTCAGAAAGATTATCAACAAATTCAAACTGAGTTATCCCAGATCATTGGCAATGCAGCCATGGTGGCCCACCCCAACTGTATTGCTCATCTCCACTGTCCCCCCCTAATTCCGGCGATCGCCGCCGAATTGATCATTACCAGTTTGAATCAATCGATGGATTCTTGGGATCAAAGCCCCAGTGCAACCATTCTGGAGCAACAATTAACCCGATGGCTCTGTGATTTGTTTGGTTACAGCAATGCTGCTGATGGCACTTTTACCAGTGGTGGCACCCAATCCAATTTGATGGGGTTACTGCTGGCGAGGGATAACTATGCCAAAACCCACTTAAACTGGCAAATTCAACAGCAAGGGTTACCGCCAGAGGCCCAACAATTTCGGATTTTATGTTCTAATGTTGCTCACTTTACTGTTCGTCAAGCTGCAGCAATTTTAGGCTTAGGAGAAAATGCCGTTATTCCCATTGAAACTGATGAGAATTTCCAACTAAAACCAACAATTTTGGTTAAAAAACTAACGGAACTCAAAGAAAATAATTTACGACCCATTGCCATCGTTGCCACGGCGGGAACTACTGACTTTGGTAGTATTGATCCTTTACCTGAACTTGCAAAAATTGCCCAAGAAAATGATTTATGGTTTCATGTTGATGCTGCCTATGGTGGTGCCTTAAAACTAAGTCAAATCCATAGTCAAAAACTAAAAGGAATTGAACTTGCCGACTCCATCACCGTTGATTTCCATAAACTCTTTTATCAACCGATTAGTTGCGGTGCATTTCTGCTCAAAAATCAGGCTAATTTTAGTTTGATTAAACTCCATGCAGACTATCTCAATCCCGAAGGTAATGAAGCCCAGGGTATTCCCGATTTAGTGACAAAATCAATTCAAACTACCCGACGGTTTGATGCTTTAAAGTTATGGCTGTCTTTGAAAATCTTGGGGGTGGAAACCTTTGGGGTAATGATTGATAGCACCATCGAGTTAGCAGAGGCGATCGCCCATATTATTGCCGAAGATACAGAATTAGAGTTGGCGAATATACCCACCATCAACGCCGTTGTATTTCGCTATCAACCCAGTCAAGGAACAGCAACCGAGATTGATCGCATCAATGAACAAATTCCCAAAAAATTGATGCTCGAAGGCAAAGCAATTATTGCTCAAACCCAAGTCGAAGGTAAAAACTATCTCAAATTTACCCTCCTAAATCCTCTGACAACCTTGGAGGATCTCCAAAAACTACTAATCGAGATCAAATCCCTAGGTAAAACATTACAACAGATATAA
- a CDS encoding 2,4-diaminobutyrate 4-transaminase gives MQQLCDDLGRVIPTGPNPGVIQGRSLPGKHSQAYLERQGLRESNARSYPRRIPMAIQEAKGIFVTDVDGNVYFDCLAGAGTLALGHNHPVVIEAMQQTLTGNYPLHTLDLTTPIKDRFVAELFASLPENFAKRAKIQFCGPTGADAVEAALKLVKTATGRRSILSFSGGYHGMSHGALSLTGNIAPKAAVTGLMADVHFLPYPYDYRCPFGVGGKTGQQIGSRYIEYLLEDPESGIVPPAGMILEVVQGEGGVIPAPDAWLQEMRRITSERDIPLIIDEIQTGWGRTGHLYAFERAGITPDVLLLSKAIGGSLPLSVVLYDEKLDLWKPGAHAGTFRGNQLAMAAGTATLNYIIENQLVHSVQVLGDRLKQNLRAIQGQHSCIGDVRGRGLMLGVEIINPNGGQTAYPELARRIQAACLERGLILELGGRFGTVVRFLPPLIITADQIDIISEIFAQAVQVAEQAFA, from the coding sequence ATGCAACAACTTTGTGATGATTTAGGACGAGTGATCCCAACTGGGCCTAATCCAGGGGTAATACAGGGGCGATCGCTGCCGGGGAAGCATTCCCAGGCCTATCTAGAACGTCAAGGGCTCCGGGAATCCAATGCCCGTAGCTATCCCCGCCGTATTCCGATGGCGATTCAGGAAGCAAAGGGCATTTTTGTGACGGATGTGGACGGCAATGTCTATTTTGACTGTCTGGCAGGGGCAGGAACCCTTGCCCTTGGGCATAATCACCCGGTGGTCATTGAGGCAATGCAACAGACGTTAACAGGCAATTATCCTTTGCATACATTGGATTTGACGACACCGATCAAGGATCGTTTTGTGGCGGAATTATTCGCCAGTTTGCCAGAAAATTTTGCGAAACGAGCAAAGATCCAATTCTGTGGTCCGACGGGAGCGGATGCGGTGGAAGCAGCTCTGAAACTGGTCAAAACGGCAACGGGACGACGGAGTATCCTCTCCTTTTCTGGCGGTTACCATGGTATGAGCCATGGGGCCTTAAGCTTAACGGGGAATATTGCGCCCAAGGCTGCGGTGACGGGTTTGATGGCGGATGTCCATTTTCTGCCCTATCCCTATGATTACCGTTGTCCGTTTGGGGTTGGTGGTAAGACCGGTCAACAGATTGGCAGTCGTTATATTGAATATTTGCTAGAAGATCCTGAAAGTGGGATTGTGCCACCTGCGGGCATGATTTTGGAGGTTGTCCAAGGGGAAGGGGGCGTGATTCCTGCGCCGGATGCTTGGTTGCAGGAGATGAGACGGATTACCAGTGAACGGGATATTCCGTTGATCATTGATGAGATCCAGACGGGTTGGGGACGCACGGGTCACCTATATGCGTTTGAACGGGCGGGAATTACCCCAGATGTGCTGCTACTGTCGAAGGCGATTGGTGGTTCTTTGCCTTTGTCAGTGGTTTTGTATGATGAGAAGCTCGATTTGTGGAAACCGGGCGCCCATGCTGGCACGTTCCGGGGTAATCAGTTAGCAATGGCAGCGGGTACCGCCACGCTTAACTATATTATTGAAAATCAATTGGTCCATTCTGTGCAAGTTTTGGGCGATCGCCTGAAGCAAAATTTACGGGCTATCCAAGGGCAGCATTCCTGTATTGGTGATGTGCGGGGACGGGGCTTGATGCTCGGGGTAGAGATTATCAATCCCAATGGTGGACAAACAGCTTACCCAGAGCTGGCGCGGCGGATTCAGGCGGCTTGTCTGGAACGGGGTTTAATTCTGGAATTGGGCGGACGTTTTGGGACAGTAGTGCGTTTCCTGCCGCCTCTGATCATCACTGCGGATCAGATCGATATCATCAGTGAAATTTTTGCCCAAGCGGTACAGGTTGCAGAACAAGCATTCGCCTAG